Below is a genomic region from Nostoc sp. UHCC 0870.
GACGACAAAGAAGAAATTTGTGTTTCCAAAGCCTATTACCCCGCAAGGGGACTGAAACTCATTTGTTAATTCAATTGGTTGTTGCTGTGTTGTGTTTCCAAAGCCTATTACCCCGCAAGGGGACTGAAACATTCATACGTAAAATGTAACTGCCTAGCTAGTAGGATTTGAGGAAAGGAAAACAGAGACATTACCAAGTAACGCATCAGTAATAACTTCCAATAGATTAAGATGACGCTTAGATGCAGTGGAAAGAAAAGAACGAATATTGGCAAATGAAACCGCAAAATCGAAGGAGCGAAAACCACCGGAAATTTTCTGCTTACACTTCATCATCCGCAAGTCACGTTCTGCTTGATTATTAGTAAACGGAACATCCAGTTCTGTCAAAAACAGTAAAACATCATCAACATAATTTTTAAGCCGCAACAATAAGTTATGTCCAATTCGTCGTTTCACCCGACCCCGATTACCTTTGCGGTTTAAAGGTATTTGACAGAAGTGAAAATCAAGACCCCGTTTGATAATTCGCTCATAGAGTTGATTGATGCGAGCAATAATATTTTCAGGAATACCTTGAGGATAGCGATGTTTATAATTGCAGGCTAAGAGCAAAAGCTTTTTCATTGACTTAGCCCAAGATTCTTGCTCAATTTCCTCCAAGGCTTTGAGTTCACGCAGATGATGGGCGTTGCACAAGGCGTGATTGACACCAAGGAGTTGATAATATGGCTTCCAGTGGTCGTGGACTACTACACCCTTGATATCATCCAATACTTCAATGTCTTTGCGTTTAGGCGCAACTCGATACCATGTTTCTGTTTGGGTTGAAACTACGTGCAACCAATTGGTTTTACCACCAATCCTCAATCCCGTCTCGTCTAGATGTTTAACAGGCGATGCTTTGACCTCCGACGCAATCTCAATTACAACTGGTTCTATGATCTTGGCAAGTGTCTTTGTTGTATTTGCAATTGTCCCTGGTGTCATTTGACAACCAAATAAATCCAGCAGCACTTCACTCAATCTGTCTTCAGGAATAAAATGTTGGTGATTTAGATAAGCCGCAACTGCTCTAATTCTCGCTCCATATTGTACTGGTGCTGTTACAGATTCTGGAAAACTCCCTTGTAGGAGAATTTTACATTTTGGACATTCTTTGACTGCTACTCTATGTTCTGTGACTACGATTCTTGGGGCTGGTATATCAAATACTTGTCGCTTAATAATTTTTTTGACTCCTACAACCCCAATATCACATCCGCATCCTGGACATGAGCATGGTGTGGGATGTTCTACTATTTTCTCTGGCTTCAATACTTGTTCTAATGTCTGCCCTGGATGACCTATCTGTCCTCCTGATGGCCGCTTTCCTTTTTCTCTTAAACTTTTTATCCGTATTTTGCTTGACTTTTTGAGTCCGTCGCTGGCTGGTGGTTTTGAGCTTGTTTTGCTATCTAGTCCCAAACTCCTTTCTAGCTCTGCTATCCGTTCCCGCAGTGCTTTATTTTCTTGCTCCAGTCTCTCTATTTTTTGATCTTTTTCTTCTGGACTCATGTTTGAACACTACCATCTTTCTTCCCTCATGGGAATATCCCTGACTTTCCTACCTGGGCAGTTACCGTAAAATAAGAAAAAGGATAGAGGGAAAGTTTCCAAAGCCTATTACCCCGCAAGGGGACTGAAACTCAATCAGCGCATCCATGTCTGGCACTGATTTTACGTTTCCAAAGCCTATTACCCCGCAAGGGGACTGAAACAGGAATGCGATCGCACCTTTGGCGATTTACAA
It encodes:
- the tnpC gene encoding IS66 family transposase, translated to MSPEEKDQKIERLEQENKALRERIAELERSLGLDSKTSSKPPASDGLKKSSKIRIKSLREKGKRPSGGQIGHPGQTLEQVLKPEKIVEHPTPCSCPGCGCDIGVVGVKKIIKRQVFDIPAPRIVVTEHRVAVKECPKCKILLQGSFPESVTAPVQYGARIRAVAAYLNHQHFIPEDRLSEVLLDLFGCQMTPGTIANTTKTLAKIIEPVVIEIASEVKASPVKHLDETGLRIGGKTNWLHVVSTQTETWYRVAPKRKDIEVLDDIKGVVVHDHWKPYYQLLGVNHALCNAHHLRELKALEEIEQESWAKSMKKLLLLACNYKHRYPQGIPENIIARINQLYERIIKRGLDFHFCQIPLNRKGNRGRVKRRIGHNLLLRLKNYVDDVLLFLTELDVPFTNNQAERDLRMMKCKQKISGGFRSFDFAVSFANIRSFLSTASKRHLNLLEVITDALLGNVSVFLSSNPTS